In Candidatus Kryptoniota bacterium, the sequence GCTCGAACGACTATCCAGGAGTCCTTCTCATCCTGAAAGATTTTCAAGAAGATGTCGAGGCGGCGACCGGTGCAAAACCTGAAATCTACACCGACACCGTCCCCTCAAATGGGGAGATAGTAATTGTCGGTACAATTGGACGGAGTGCCTTGGTCGATAAGCTGGTACAGCAAAAAAAGATAGACGTGACCGGAATCTCCGGTAAATGGGAGGCGTATTTGATCCAGTCCGTCGATAATCCTCTTCCGGGAGTTGATCGGGCACTTGTTGTTGCCGGAAGCGATAAACGCGGAACAATTTTCGGAATGTTCGAGATTTCAAGACAGATCGGTGTATCTCCGTGGTACTGGTGGGCAGATGTTCCTATAAAGCAACATGAAAATATTTACGTGACTTCCGGTCGTCACACAGACGGTCCCCCGTCGGTAAAGTATCGCGGAATTTTTTTGAACGATGAATGGCCGGACCTGACAAACTGGATCGTCGCCAAGTTCGGAACGGCGGCCGTGAGTCAAAACCCGCCCGTCCCGCCCGGCATCGCGAACTACGGTCACTTGTTCTACGAGAAAATCTTCGAACTTGTACTCAGACTAAAGGGCAACTACCTCTGGCCTGCAATGTGGAACAACGCGTTCAACGAGGACGACCCTGAAAACCAGAAGCTTGCCGATGAATACGGAATAGTCATGGGTACGTCTCACCAGGAGCCGATGATGCGCGCGCAAAAGGAATGGGACAGGCGGTATCAGAGCACGCTGGGGAGCTGGAACTTCGCGAAGTTTCCCGAAACTCTGGAGAGCTTCTGGCAAGAAGGAATAAGACGCAACAAGAATTATGAGAGCATTGTCACGATCGGACTCCGCGGTGCAAATGACACACCCATGGCTCCGGGCGGCCCCGAAGCAAACATGACACTCCTGGAGAAAATTGTCGGAGTTCAACGGAATATTCTCGCAGAGGAAATGAATCCGGACGCCACAAAAGTTCCGCAGCTCTGGTGTCTTTACAAAGAGGTGCTGGACTTCTATAGCGCGGGAATGCGCGTTCCGGACGACGTGACTCTACTGTGGCCCGATGATAATTGGGGGAATGTACGGAGACTCCCGACATCCGGGGAACGAAATCGACCTGGCGGCGCAGGAATTTATTATCACTTCGACTATCACGGCGGACCTCGGAACTACCAGTGGATAAACACGAGTCCAATTTCAAAAATTTGGGACCAGTTGTCGCTTGCAAAAGAATACGGCGCGGACAGGATCTGGATCGTTAACGTAGGCCATCTAAAAGGTTATGAATTCCCTATAGAGTTCTTCATGGACCTGGCGTGGAACGCAGATCGATGGACGAACTCGAATCTGAATGAGTACTCGGAACTATGGGCAAAGGAACAGTTTGGCGAGAAATACTCCGATCAGATCGCGCGGATTCTTTCCGAGTATACAAAGTTTAACGGCAGGCATAAGCCGGAGCTGCTCGCACCGAAGACCTATAGCCTCGTCGATTATGACGAAGCAGAAAATGTGATCGCGGCGTTCGACTCGTTAAAAGATGACGCGGAGAAAATCTTTAAAGAACTCCCCGAAGATGAACGCGATGCGTTCTATGAACTTGTCCTTTTCCCGACTCAGGTGAGCGCGATCCTGAACGAGATGTATTATGCAGCCGGGCGGAATGAGCTTTATGCGAAGCAGGGCCGCTCACTTACAGACAGTATGGCGGATGAAACGAGATCGCTCTTCAGCAAGGACACTAGTCTCTTCGGTTACTTCAACCGCACTTTTGCCGGCGGAAAGTGGGACCATTTCATGGATCAACCTGTAATCGGGTACACCGGCTGGAATCAGCCGTCTGAAAATAATCTGGGGGCCGTCGATCTGAAAGAGTTGAATCTGCCTGCCGATGCTGCGATGGGTGTGGCAGTAGAAAATTCGGACGAGGCATGGCCGGGACCCAATGATGCTCCCGAGCTGCCGCGGTTCGATCCCTTTAATGAGCAGCGACACCACATCGATCTTTTTAATAAAGGCAAAACGCCATTTGAGTACGCCGTTCATGCGAGCGATCCCTGGATCAAAGTGAGTTCTCCGTCCAGCGAGGTTCGCGATCAGTCGAGGATCTGGGTCGACATAGACTGGAGCAAAGCTCCGCAAGGTTTCTCATCCGCAACTTTGACAATCTCCGGAACAGACAAAAAAGTGCCAGTTGGTGTTCGGTTATGGAATCCCGCTGATGTTACGCGCGACAACCTTGACGGGTTTGTCGAAGAAGACGGCTGCGTGTCGATCGAAGCTACGCACTATTCAAGCAAGTCAGATGCAGGCACAAGAAAGTGGGTTCAGATCGAAAATTACGGGAACACATTGTCCGCGATGCGGGCATGTTCCGGTCCTGACGACCCACCAGCCGACCCCGGAAAGGACTCTCCTCTTCTGGAATACAAAATGTTCTTAACTGATTCGGGTAAGATCGATGTCGAAGGAATATTTGGGCCCTCCTTGAATTTCATGCCCGGTCGCGCTGTGAGGTACGCGGTGTCCTTCGATGATGAGGCCCCGCAGGTTGTCGCTCTCGTTCCCGATAAATATAACGCTCAGAACGGTAAC encodes:
- a CDS encoding glycosyl hydrolase 115 family protein is translated as MLVRSNAQARRRVSCGIISIFFAFLLSGPQQAFAVGGDSFVRFEKVGAGFPLSSSGRPAPLLVSSNDYPGVLLILKDFQEDVEAATGAKPEIYTDTVPSNGEIVIVGTIGRSALVDKLVQQKKIDVTGISGKWEAYLIQSVDNPLPGVDRALVVAGSDKRGTIFGMFEISRQIGVSPWYWWADVPIKQHENIYVTSGRHTDGPPSVKYRGIFLNDEWPDLTNWIVAKFGTAAVSQNPPVPPGIANYGHLFYEKIFELVLRLKGNYLWPAMWNNAFNEDDPENQKLADEYGIVMGTSHQEPMMRAQKEWDRRYQSTLGSWNFAKFPETLESFWQEGIRRNKNYESIVTIGLRGANDTPMAPGGPEANMTLLEKIVGVQRNILAEEMNPDATKVPQLWCLYKEVLDFYSAGMRVPDDVTLLWPDDNWGNVRRLPTSGERNRPGGAGIYYHFDYHGGPRNYQWINTSPISKIWDQLSLAKEYGADRIWIVNVGHLKGYEFPIEFFMDLAWNADRWTNSNLNEYSELWAKEQFGEKYSDQIARILSEYTKFNGRHKPELLAPKTYSLVDYDEAENVIAAFDSLKDDAEKIFKELPEDERDAFYELVLFPTQVSAILNEMYYAAGRNELYAKQGRSLTDSMADETRSLFSKDTSLFGYFNRTFAGGKWDHFMDQPVIGYTGWNQPSENNLGAVDLKELNLPADAAMGVAVENSDEAWPGPNDAPELPRFDPFNEQRHHIDLFNKGKTPFEYAVHASDPWIKVSSPSSEVRDQSRIWVDIDWSKAPQGFSSATLTISGTDKKVPVGVRLWNPADVTRDNLDGFVEEDGCVSIEATHYSSKSDAGTRKWVQIENYGNTLSAMRACSGPDDPPADPGKDSPLLEYKMFLTDSGKIDVEGIFGPSLNFMPGRAVRYAVSFDDEAPQVVALVPDKYNAQNGNRDWEKSVADNARRCHTAHEISRVGYHTLKIWMIDPGIALEKIVVNFGGAKPSYLGPPESFHREVKNDD